The proteins below come from a single Ictalurus furcatus strain D&B chromosome 15, Billie_1.0, whole genome shotgun sequence genomic window:
- the LOC128619658 gene encoding F-box only protein 6 has product MAHSARMPFCPDLPLTIVEEILLNLPGQQVINVCRLVCNDWKSVVDSTAYWRKRFRREGFKPLSIPSVPRDWQTSYFLCKKRRNLLKNPNANENFTGWTIVQNGGDKWAIENVMEPHPDETVTKCFVTSYGRCIKIQLINLEKEGYSPLFMDEIQPNIVISDWYAPRWDCGSVYEICVELLNRRKKAVKFFQPEPVTFPQWNDQHWEQITHTFKDYGPGVRFIRFKHGGQDTQFWAGHYGIRVTNSSVEIVPSAEGYC; this is encoded by the exons ATGGCTCATTCAGCACGCATGCCATTC TGCCCAGATCTTCCTCTTACTATTGTTGAGGAAATTCTTCTAAACCTACCTGGCCAGCAGGTGATTAATGTGTGCCGCCTGGTGTGTAATGACTGGAAGTCGGTTGTGGACAGCACTGCGTATTGGAGAAAGCGATTCCGCAGAGAAGGATTCAAGCCTCTCAGTATCCCCAGTGTCCCAAGAGATTGGCAGACCTCCTATTTTCTATGTAAGAAGCGCCGGAATCTGTTGAAGAACCCCAATGCAAATG AGAATTTCACTGGCTGGACAATCGTACAAAATGGAGGTGATAAATGGGCTATAGAAAACGTGATGGAACCTCATCCAGATGAAACTGTAACAAAATGCTTTGTTACCTCTTATGG GCGATGCATAAAAATCCAACTGATCAACCTAGAGAAAGAAGGTTACAGTCCTTTGTTTATGGATGAAATACAGCCCAACATTGTGATATCAGACTG GTATGCTCCACGCTGGGACTGTGGCAGTGTATATGAAATATGTGTCGAGTTACTCAATCGCAGGAAGAAGGCAGTCAAGTTCTTTCAACCTGAGCCAGTGACATTTCCACAATGGAATGATCAGCACTGGGAGCAG atcACTCATACGTTTAAGGACTATGGACCTGGTGTTCGATTTATCCGTTTTAAACATGGAGGGCAGGACACGCAGTTCTGGGCTGGACATTATGGAATACGGGTTACAAACAGTAGTGTGGAAATTGTCCCATCAGCTGAAGGATATTGCTAA